A part of Helicobacter ibis genomic DNA contains:
- the trmB gene encoding tRNA (guanosine(46)-N7)-methyltransferase TrmB: MPHFKTKTFIQPTFPLQDSCSGDSFIFVDRYYSSLYPKLSIILTKYQSTNQKQTQEFLIEVKEKENQTLIKCNKESKIAPIEIPKNALRILSKNQQVISHNLNPQNITSDLKLPFIQTINNFIDFDSFLKTNNLQNKQIWLEIGFGSGRNLLYNAQHNKDILHIGVEIHTPSLEQVARQIGLLNLNNIYILSYDARIFLELLPSNNINRILVHFPIPWDKSPHRRIFSNTFLKEANRVLKQNGTLELRTDSEEYFLYAKSIANKEEWLIHESCNKDSNIISKYEARWKKMQKNIYDLILTAKINSDFKNSQYDFSFKDINFISDTLNSHGFKRCKIIKDGYFVSIEDLFISKFNDKILKVSFGDFNYPENRYIIIDNEIRYLKSQPLPTNINQKCHNILCDLLFKER; this comes from the coding sequence ATGCCACATTTTAAAACCAAAACTTTTATTCAACCCACTTTTCCATTGCAAGATTCTTGCAGTGGAGATAGTTTTATATTCGTAGATAGATATTACTCATCACTATATCCCAAACTATCAATAATACTAACCAAATATCAATCCACAAACCAAAAACAAACTCAAGAATTTTTAATAGAAGTAAAAGAAAAAGAAAATCAAACCCTAATAAAATGCAACAAAGAAAGTAAAATAGCACCAATTGAAATTCCAAAAAACGCCCTAAGAATCCTAAGTAAAAACCAACAAGTAATTTCACATAATCTAAACCCACAAAATATAACATCTGATTTAAAACTACCGTTTATCCAAACGATAAATAATTTTATAGATTTTGATAGCTTCCTAAAAACAAATAATTTACAAAATAAACAAATATGGTTAGAAATAGGATTTGGCAGTGGCAGGAATCTTCTATACAATGCGCAACATAACAAAGACATATTACATATAGGAGTTGAGATTCATACCCCATCACTAGAGCAAGTAGCACGACAAATAGGATTGTTAAATTTAAACAACATCTACATACTCTCATATGATGCAAGAATCTTTTTAGAACTACTACCTTCAAATAACATAAATAGAATCCTAGTTCATTTCCCAATTCCATGGGATAAGAGCCCTCATAGAAGAATCTTTAGCAATACATTCTTAAAAGAGGCAAACAGAGTATTAAAACAAAATGGAACACTTGAGCTAAGAACAGATAGTGAAGAATACTTTTTATATGCAAAAAGTATAGCAAACAAAGAAGAATGGTTAATACACGAATCTTGCAATAAAGATTCAAACATAATAAGCAAATACGAAGCAAGATGGAAAAAAATGCAAAAAAATATATATGATTTAATTCTAACTGCAAAGATAAATAGCGACTTCAAAAACTCGCAGTATGATTTTTCTTTTAAAGATATAAATTTTATTTCAGATACGCTAAATAGCCATGGCTTTAAAAGGTGCAAAATTATAAAAGATGGCTATTTTGTAAGCATAGAAGATTTATTTATATCAAAATTTAATGATAAAATATTAAAAGTATCTTTCGGTGATTTTAATTACCCAGAAAATCGATACATAATTATAGATAATGAAATTAGGTATCTAAAATCACAACCATTACCTACTAATATAAACCAAAAATGCCATAATATATTATGCGACTTACTTTTTAAGGAGAGATAG
- the ciaB gene encoding invasion protein CiaB, giving the protein MKEMEKKLLSDFAKIYEFLNKSNKDTQLLYELVQSSEIPHFLTKVYNKLPQNDEVLFALIDRVVSLRESALDNVMDKYNIQSPQEIKDEMFFISEQYYKNKFINLLLYINDNALLTDFWRELLNLVYELGLCFNRFFYSWQKELILGINTHLKEKHNNNLQSILEALQDSIEISDNGEASDRSYSVPMFIDGKYRAVSYCEFFKEEFKLINQSLESGILKLKNIKETCSKLEQKDRYLDYFGALQKALMQKDTKKLLESWRDVEVKWLGITTPIQVCHPFEYYEDHFRKAVAPEWDLRIARCYNGIDLLNDSSDSEVNSKSMWVFYSNFFAEFVGLKYTDEINLCVNNSLQKTQLYGGLPMMFFGSELNGLFSAQVIPNDEVVSKKHGKKIFYFPDRILEMFRAKPFMLLSSLTFPREFLDFNRELLFFREKEWYKIYEISTIGHEFGHILCVSDDSELVMNKSGNFKNIEEFKATMGGLAYYFTRQNRPLLKELIYSLIARSVSLIAWRDNGEVLPYYCEGLIHLSILFTSGVLKYKNKFSNNKDSCALSIDLKFTDTLIELYLQVYKDLARIYFDKQDADVFLSQYVAVGDGGYYEPILGEVAEFAYDYYNEYKKIGQVLDNTNAQEWCENYKNSCIKG; this is encoded by the coding sequence ATGAAAGAAATGGAGAAAAAACTTCTTAGCGATTTTGCTAAGATTTATGAATTTTTAAATAAAAGTAATAAAGATACGCAACTGCTTTATGAATTGGTGCAAAGTAGCGAGATTCCACATTTTTTGACCAAGGTTTATAATAAGCTTCCGCAAAATGATGAAGTTTTGTTTGCATTAATTGATAGAGTGGTATCACTTAGAGAATCTGCACTTGATAATGTAATGGATAAATACAACATACAATCACCACAAGAAATTAAAGATGAAATGTTTTTTATATCTGAACAATATTACAAAAATAAGTTTATAAATTTACTACTATATATAAATGATAATGCTTTATTAACAGATTTTTGGCGTGAGTTATTAAATCTTGTCTATGAGCTTGGTTTGTGTTTTAATAGGTTTTTTTATTCTTGGCAAAAAGAACTTATTTTAGGGATTAATACACATTTAAAAGAAAAACACAACAATAATTTGCAAAGTATTTTAGAAGCTTTACAAGATTCAATAGAAATTAGTGATAATGGAGAAGCTAGTGACAGAAGTTATTCTGTGCCTATGTTTATAGATGGTAAATATAGAGCTGTTAGTTATTGTGAATTCTTTAAAGAAGAATTTAAGTTGATTAATCAGAGCTTAGAATCCGGAATTTTAAAGCTTAAAAACATAAAAGAGACATGCTCAAAGTTAGAACAAAAAGATAGATATTTAGATTACTTTGGGGCTTTACAAAAAGCATTAATGCAAAAAGATACTAAAAAGCTTTTAGAATCTTGGAGAGATGTTGAAGTTAAGTGGCTTGGTATAACAACCCCAATTCAAGTATGCCACCCATTTGAATATTATGAAGATCATTTTAGAAAAGCAGTAGCACCAGAGTGGGATTTACGAATTGCTAGGTGTTATAATGGTATTGATTTATTGAACGATTCTAGTGATAGTGAAGTAAATTCTAAAAGTATGTGGGTATTTTATAGTAATTTTTTTGCAGAATTTGTTGGTTTGAAATATACAGATGAAATTAATTTATGCGTTAATAATTCGTTACAAAAGACACAACTTTATGGTGGATTGCCTATGATGTTTTTTGGCTCAGAGTTAAATGGTCTATTTAGTGCACAAGTGATACCAAATGATGAAGTTGTTAGCAAAAAACATGGAAAGAAAATATTTTATTTTCCTGATAGAATTTTAGAGATGTTTAGAGCAAAACCTTTTATGCTTTTATCGTCTCTTACATTTCCAAGAGAATTTTTAGACTTTAATAGAGAGTTATTGTTTTTTAGGGAAAAAGAGTGGTATAAAATTTATGAGATTTCTACAATAGGGCATGAGTTTGGTCATATTTTATGTGTTAGCGATGATAGTGAGCTGGTTATGAATAAAAGTGGCAACTTCAAAAATATAGAAGAGTTTAAAGCCACCATGGGAGGGTTGGCATATTATTTCACAAGACAAAATAGACCACTATTAAAGGAGCTTATTTATAGTTTAATTGCTAGAAGTGTTTCTCTTATTGCTTGGAGGGACAATGGAGAGGTTTTACCTTATTATTGCGAGGGTTTGATACATCTTAGTATTTTATTTACTAGTGGGGTTTTAAAATATAAAAATAAATTTTCTAACAATAAAGATTCTTGTGCGTTAAGCATTGATTTAAAATTTACTGATACTCTTATAGAACTATATCTTCAAGTGTATAAAGATTTAGCTAGAATATATTTTGACAAGCAAGATGCTGATGTGTTTTTAAGTCAATATGTTGCAGTCGGTGATGGCGGATATTATGAGCCAATTTTGGGGGAGGTGGCGGAATTTGCATATGACTATTATAATGAATATAAGAAAATAGGGCAGGTTTTGGATAATACAAACGCACAAGAATGGTGTGAAAATTATAAAAACAGTTGCATAAAGGGCTAG
- a CDS encoding cell division ATP-binding protein FtsE — MEAIIKAENINLGYKNDIIIKNASFNIFSREFVFISGPSGSGKSTLMRSIYGDLALKSGSLEVCGVEMYKISKKNIETLRKHLGIIFQDYKLIKDFNVEKNVMLPMIIGGFTKESCQAQTDRLLAHIKLSHKGNKYPQELSGGEQQRVAMARALSHNPLLILADEPTGNLDDYSSEVIWSLLKGVNEQLGITVVVVTHRIPETLGINYRHLHIEEGAIYELS, encoded by the coding sequence GTGGAAGCCATAATAAAAGCAGAAAACATAAATTTAGGCTACAAAAACGACATAATAATAAAAAATGCATCATTTAATATTTTTTCTAGAGAATTTGTTTTTATAAGTGGTCCAAGCGGTAGTGGCAAGAGCACACTAATGCGTTCTATATATGGTGATTTAGCACTAAAGAGTGGTTCATTAGAAGTATGTGGTGTAGAAATGTATAAAATAAGCAAGAAAAATATAGAAACACTAAGAAAACATCTAGGCATTATCTTCCAAGATTATAAATTAATAAAAGATTTTAATGTAGAAAAAAATGTAATGCTACCTATGATTATAGGAGGATTCACAAAGGAATCTTGTCAAGCACAAACAGATAGACTACTAGCACATATAAAGCTATCGCACAAAGGCAACAAATATCCACAAGAACTAAGTGGTGGAGAACAACAAAGAGTAGCGATGGCTAGAGCATTATCACACAATCCACTTCTAATCTTAGCAGATGAACCAACGGGAAATTTAGATGATTATTCAAGTGAAGTTATTTGGAGCTTATTAAAGGGTGTAAATGAGCAACTTGGAATAACAGTTGTAGTAGTAACACACAGAATCCCAGAGACACTTGGTATAAACTATCGACATTTACACATAGAAGAAGGAGCTATATATGAACTCTCTTAA
- a CDS encoding TerB family tellurite resistance protein, with amino-acid sequence MEILLLITIVIIALAIMNFKDYLYNPHKRPRIENSTFPPDDDEFDRKYDIYATPTKEEKIRNGEYGLIVGILSKLAHVDGRVCELEFELIENTIEDIANQILMQSAMHQREEIIDILHEIFNNTYEDLEELTYSYANFTKGQYKRRLKLVEYMLSLAYADGNLGDSEREVILDVAAFLEIDNGDFNKLYDDFANFYSNQSNSMSVSEAYKILGVEIDDDSEKIKKKYKSLVRENHPDILQHKELDSSIIETHTKKLQDINEAYELIKNHKKIEHERNGEKTS; translated from the coding sequence ATGGAAATCCTCCTTCTTATAACTATTGTTATTATTGCACTTGCAATTATGAATTTTAAGGACTATTTATACAATCCTCACAAAAGACCAAGAATTGAGAATTCGACATTTCCACCAGATGATGATGAGTTTGATAGAAAATATGATATATATGCAACCCCAACAAAAGAAGAAAAGATAAGAAATGGAGAATATGGACTAATAGTTGGAATTCTCTCAAAATTGGCACATGTTGATGGTAGGGTATGTGAACTTGAGTTTGAATTGATAGAAAATACAATAGAGGATATAGCAAATCAAATTTTAATGCAAAGTGCAATGCACCAAAGAGAAGAAATTATAGATATTTTGCATGAGATTTTTAATAATACTTATGAGGATTTAGAAGAGCTAACTTACTCTTATGCGAATTTTACAAAGGGTCAATACAAAAGACGACTAAAACTTGTTGAATATATGCTGTCTTTGGCTTATGCAGATGGAAATTTAGGTGATAGTGAGAGAGAAGTCATACTGGATGTAGCTGCATTTTTAGAAATAGATAATGGGGATTTTAATAAGCTTTATGATGATTTTGCTAATTTTTATAGCAATCAGTCCAATAGTATGAGCGTGAGTGAAGCTTACAAGATTCTTGGGGTAGAGATTGATGATGATAGTGAAAAGATAAAAAAGAAATATAAAAGTTTGGTTAGAGAAAATCACCCTGATATTCTACAGCATAAAGAATTGGATAGCTCGATTATAGAAACTCATACAAAGAAACTACAAGACATAAACGAAGCTTATGAGTTAATTAAAAACCACAAAAAGATAGAACATGAAAGAAATGGAGAAAAAACTTCTTAG
- a CDS encoding heavy-metal-associated domain-containing protein encodes MKIQCVNIKCQGCVDKIKNALLDKCQNVEVDIKTQMVEVDVGDELVDEVKSQLRELGFLPSDSVFGKIKGFFSK; translated from the coding sequence ATGAAAATTCAATGTGTTAATATTAAATGTCAAGGTTGTGTTGATAAAATTAAAAATGCACTTCTAGATAAATGTCAAAATGTTGAAGTTGATATTAAAACTCAAATGGTTGAAGTTGATGTTGGTGATGAATTGGTCGATGAAGTTAAATCTCAATTAAGAGAATTAGGATTCTTGCCATCAGATAGTGTATTTGGTAAGATAAAGGGCTTTTTTAGTAAATAA
- a CDS encoding RluA family pseudouridine synthase, translating into MQEILVNEHNIQDRLDIFLKETLNITRNNASKLIKNYQISINNTIIQKASYELKTNDIVRIAEIQIPQKNEETKLEIEILYEDSDILVINKPINLIVHKAHEHDMQNSVVNWLIQNNIQTSSIGDSYRHGIIHRLDKTTSGAMVIAKNNESHMALKEQLQQRTMGRFYLCMIDNPLKENITIQSNIMRHPKNRLKYINAKSGKEAKSAFYKISSKDNNELICAKLFTGRTHQIRVHLAKINRHIIGDYFYGYKGEYDNRILLHSHTLYLTHPRTSENLRFYAPIPKDMLEYIQRFTDFGGKDENFEEYLYDFMHRFYSGI; encoded by the coding sequence ATGCAAGAAATTTTAGTAAATGAACACAATATACAAGATAGATTAGATATTTTTTTAAAAGAAACACTAAATATAACAAGAAACAATGCCTCTAAATTAATAAAAAACTATCAAATATCAATAAACAACACAATAATCCAAAAAGCAAGTTATGAGCTAAAAACAAACGATATTGTGCGTATTGCAGAAATTCAAATACCACAAAAAAACGAAGAAACAAAGCTTGAGATAGAAATATTATATGAAGATAGCGATATTTTAGTTATAAACAAACCAATAAATTTAATAGTGCATAAAGCGCACGAACATGATATGCAAAACTCTGTTGTAAATTGGCTTATTCAAAATAATATACAAACTTCTAGTATAGGAGATTCATATAGGCATGGAATAATACATAGACTCGATAAAACAACAAGCGGTGCGATGGTAATAGCAAAAAATAACGAATCTCACATGGCTTTAAAGGAGCAATTACAACAACGAACTATGGGTAGATTTTATTTATGCATGATAGATAATCCACTAAAAGAAAATATAACAATACAATCAAATATAATGCGACACCCAAAAAATCGACTAAAATACATAAATGCCAAAAGTGGCAAAGAAGCAAAAAGTGCATTTTACAAAATATCAAGCAAAGACAATAATGAGCTAATATGTGCAAAATTATTTACAGGAAGGACACATCAAATAAGGGTGCATTTAGCAAAGATTAATCGACATATTATTGGAGATTATTTTTATGGATATAAAGGCGAATACGACAACAGGATCTTGCTCCATTCACACACGCTATATCTAACCCACCCAAGAACCTCTGAAAATTTGCGATTTTATGCACCAATTCCAAAAGATATGCTAGAATACATACAAAGATTCACAGATTTTGGAGGCAAAGATGAAAACTTTGAAGAGTATCTTTATGATTTCATGCATAGGTTTTATAGTGGCATTTAG
- a CDS encoding murein hydrolase activator EnvC family protein has protein sequence MILRIVCCVFIGLIIGLHANIDQKINKNKDALQEKKQQESQINKKLEEIGKKVNKQKDETNALQKVIEESEKNITKNQKEYDEKSKLIKTLSSSQEDLFKKRKQIEQEIIDLVIKDVSFTILLNDFKPESIQDLITEESFKILNKNTKDNIINLSEEQKKVVTTLQNLQQDIDNLKKFIDSENKKKEHLKALRDKEIKLLSSYENEMKKYNNELQTIVKERDSIQEILVNLNILKSQELEKQKKKEELAKKETIVPKEAPKTQEPTKQVPKNDFDVRQVASSYHNISTTKYKGSKTIPPLDNYEIEKRFGPYYDPVYKMKVFNESITITPKGDDKVKSVLDGKVVFAKDTPILKRVVIIEHKNNMHTIYAQLDKIAPTIKPGSNVKKGYTIGRVDKSLKFEVTLKDKHIDPLELITSK, from the coding sequence ATGATTTTGCGTATTGTATGTTGTGTGTTTATAGGGCTAATTATAGGATTGCATGCTAATATAGACCAAAAAATAAACAAAAACAAAGATGCACTACAAGAGAAAAAACAACAAGAATCTCAAATAAATAAAAAACTAGAAGAAATAGGCAAAAAAGTAAATAAACAAAAAGATGAAACAAATGCACTGCAAAAAGTAATAGAAGAAAGTGAAAAAAACATCACAAAAAACCAAAAAGAATATGATGAAAAAAGTAAGCTCATAAAAACCCTATCAAGCAGTCAAGAAGATTTGTTTAAAAAGAGAAAACAAATAGAGCAAGAAATAATAGACCTTGTAATAAAAGATGTGTCTTTTACGATTTTGCTAAATGATTTCAAACCAGAATCTATACAAGACCTAATCACCGAAGAGAGCTTTAAAATCCTAAACAAAAACACAAAAGATAACATAATAAATCTAAGCGAAGAACAAAAGAAGGTGGTTACAACCCTGCAAAACTTGCAACAAGACATTGATAATTTAAAAAAATTTATAGATTCAGAAAATAAGAAAAAAGAACATCTAAAAGCACTAAGAGACAAAGAAATAAAGCTTCTATCAAGCTATGAAAACGAGATGAAAAAATATAATAATGAGCTACAAACAATAGTAAAAGAGAGAGATTCAATACAAGAAATACTGGTTAATCTAAACATATTAAAGAGCCAAGAACTAGAAAAACAAAAGAAAAAGGAAGAATTAGCCAAAAAAGAAACAATAGTTCCAAAAGAAGCTCCAAAGACACAAGAACCAACAAAACAAGTGCCAAAAAATGACTTTGATGTAAGGCAAGTAGCTAGTTCATATCACAATATAAGCACTACAAAATACAAGGGTAGCAAAACCATACCCCCACTTGATAACTACGAAATAGAAAAGAGATTCGGACCATATTATGATCCAGTATATAAAATGAAAGTATTTAACGAATCTATAACAATAACCCCAAAAGGAGATGATAAAGTTAAAAGTGTCTTAGATGGCAAAGTGGTGTTTGCCAAAGATACGCCAATACTAAAAAGAGTGGTAATAATAGAACATAAAAACAACATGCACACAATCTATGCTCAACTTGATAAAATAGCTCCCACAATAAAGCCAGGTAGCAATGTAAAAAAGGGATATACAATAGGTAGAGTGGATAAATCATTAAAATTTGAAGTAACTCTAAAAGACAAGCATATAGATCCACTAGAGTTAATTACAAGTAAATAA
- a CDS encoding FtsX-like permease family protein, which yields MNSLKNHLALIIPLVALLFALESILLVNKTLDEYESKLGKNYAIIIASSQELNIDEIKNKISEANTLTQIDSKIILDRLGNNISQANLVMLKNSLPFFYSLNLNKYPSSARLEVINKALDSFEKITRIETFAKSHSQVYQLLLIINGSVIIFSCFIALISLLLMFKQIEIWKFQHLERMEIMTLLGAPLWMRSQILFKLACIDTIIATIIVGCGLFYISKNPTLLIFMQELGIDTEIFTPISDSITLLLVGFAVSLISVWIVSLQNKD from the coding sequence ATGAACTCTCTTAAAAATCACCTAGCTCTTATAATTCCTCTTGTAGCATTATTATTTGCATTAGAAAGCATATTGCTTGTAAATAAGACTTTAGATGAATATGAAAGCAAATTAGGTAAAAACTATGCAATAATAATAGCCTCCTCACAAGAATTAAATATAGATGAAATAAAAAATAAAATATCAGAGGCAAATACACTTACACAAATAGATTCTAAAATCATACTAGACAGGCTTGGGAACAATATAAGCCAAGCCAATTTGGTTATGCTAAAAAACTCATTACCATTTTTTTATTCTCTAAATCTAAACAAATATCCAAGTTCAGCTAGATTAGAAGTCATAAATAAAGCTCTAGATTCATTTGAAAAAATCACAAGAATAGAGACATTTGCCAAAAGTCATAGCCAAGTATATCAGTTATTACTAATAATAAATGGAAGCGTTATTATATTTTCTTGCTTTATTGCCTTAATTAGCCTACTATTGATGTTTAAACAAATAGAAATTTGGAAATTCCAACATTTAGAAAGAATGGAAATAATGACACTTCTTGGAGCACCCTTATGGATGAGATCACAAATTTTGTTCAAACTTGCTTGTATTGATACGATAATTGCCACAATAATCGTAGGTTGCGGTCTTTTTTATATATCAAAAAACCCAACTTTACTAATCTTTATGCAAGAGTTAGGAATCGATACTGAAATCTTTACTCCAATTAGCGATAGCATTACACTATTACTAGTCGGATTTGCAGTATCTTTGATATCTGTATGGATTGTTAGTTTGCAAAACAAGGATTAA
- a CDS encoding FtsW/RodA/SpoVE family cell cycle protein, which yields MFGINKKILSYFDYTLPLLVAPIILLSWFLINENSEFLGNKVLIYVFVGLLVFTAVFFVHIWKLSWFIILFYWIHIVLLLVVELFGDTRLGAQRWIEIPFVHFTFQPSETMKPALMLMIAYLVRKKPPKPNGYGLVDFAKISFFILLPFVFILKQPDLGTALVLLIMGYGTLFIIGVNYKIWLGILISVGLASPVLYANLHDYQKKRIADFVLKDPDYQVRQSIIAIGSGGISGKEKEEATQAAYKFLPIATSDFIFPYFAERFGFVGIIGLFLLYGALIFHIFSINNTDDKDYFLKVIASSTGLLLFVYSGVNIAMTIGFAPVVGIPLPLFSYGGSSFVTFMVLFGILEGILAFRYKFMYNHISFSKRVLSSAG from the coding sequence TTGTTTGGGATTAATAAAAAAATTCTATCATATTTTGATTACACCTTACCTTTATTGGTTGCACCAATTATACTTTTATCTTGGTTTTTGATAAATGAAAATAGCGAATTTTTGGGAAATAAAGTATTAATTTATGTATTTGTTGGCTTATTGGTTTTTACTGCTGTGTTTTTTGTGCATATTTGGAAGTTATCTTGGTTTATTATTTTGTTTTATTGGATTCATATAGTTTTACTGCTTGTAGTTGAATTATTTGGCGATACGAGGCTTGGAGCACAAAGGTGGATAGAGATTCCATTTGTTCATTTTACATTTCAACCATCAGAGACTATGAAGCCAGCTTTAATGCTTATGATTGCGTATTTAGTTAGGAAAAAACCTCCAAAGCCAAATGGTTATGGATTGGTTGATTTTGCCAAAATATCTTTTTTTATACTTTTGCCATTCGTTTTTATACTGAAGCAACCAGATTTAGGAACTGCATTGGTGTTATTGATTATGGGATATGGAACACTATTTATAATTGGTGTGAATTATAAAATTTGGCTTGGAATTTTGATTTCTGTTGGTCTAGCTTCTCCAGTTTTGTATGCTAATTTGCATGATTATCAAAAAAAGAGAATTGCTGATTTTGTATTAAAAGATCCAGATTATCAAGTTAGACAATCAATAATAGCAATAGGTTCAGGTGGAATCTCTGGTAAAGAAAAAGAAGAAGCAACACAAGCTGCATATAAGTTTCTACCCATAGCTACTAGCGATTTTATCTTTCCTTATTTTGCAGAAAGATTCGGGTTTGTTGGGATCATTGGATTGTTTTTGTTATATGGTGCTTTGATATTTCATATTTTTAGTATCAATAATACAGATGACAAGGATTATTTTTTAAAAGTTATAGCATCAAGCACGGGACTTTTATTGTTTGTGTATAGTGGCGTTAATATTGCTATGACTATTGGGTTTGCACCTGTAGTTGGAATCCCTCTACCATTATTTAGTTATGGAGGGAGTAGTTTTGTAACTTTTATGGTTTTATTTGGAATTTTAGAAGGAATACTTGCATTTAGATATAAATTTATGTATAATCACATTTCTTTTTCAAAAAGGGTCCTTAGCTCAGCTGGTTAG
- a CDS encoding fibronectin type III domain-containing protein, which produces MKNQYFKILACVCVAIFFGACGSTSSITNSIDSVNPFKSSAINPHIAPPTDIKVLTDINTIAFEWNLVPQPEIKGYYIYRKLPTEQDFKRVANIKSRFTTHYSDNGLSPDTEYLYQFVSYDQNGNVSANSDIITTKTQFIEPVEYIEAIGNYPRKIKIIWSPHKDPRVTGYLLEKRTNNGEWKELTKINDRLLVEYLDKDLQDGQSNEYRIAAFNINKSLSLPTMSVVATTKQKPAPVTNFRATNNIANQIQLTWTPSSSNEVVSYTILRSGIFGTYSKLVSLDSSTTTYVDSVDDVGKEYQYKIIAYNKDGIDSIEAGPVTGRSLSKPNPPTITYAQIEGNAVVIRWDPNEPRAREYVVYKESSIFSEILRYNKVLTPEFIDREIRPGEQYTYSVGTLDEHGIESDRSKKVNLELPK; this is translated from the coding sequence ATGAAAAATCAATATTTCAAAATATTAGCATGTGTATGTGTTGCCATTTTTTTTGGTGCATGTGGTAGCACATCTAGCATAACTAATAGCATAGATAGTGTAAATCCCTTTAAAAGTTCAGCTATAAATCCGCATATAGCCCCACCAACAGATATAAAGGTTCTAACAGATATAAACACCATAGCATTTGAATGGAATTTAGTCCCTCAACCAGAAATAAAAGGTTATTATATATATCGCAAACTACCAACAGAACAAGACTTTAAAAGAGTAGCAAATATAAAAAGTAGATTCACAACACATTATTCGGATAATGGCTTGTCGCCAGATACGGAATATTTATATCAATTTGTCTCATATGATCAAAATGGCAATGTGTCTGCAAATTCAGACATAATAACAACAAAGACACAATTCATAGAGCCAGTAGAATACATAGAAGCAATAGGTAACTATCCAAGAAAAATTAAAATAATTTGGAGTCCCCATAAAGATCCAAGAGTAACGGGTTATTTATTAGAAAAACGCACCAATAATGGAGAATGGAAAGAGCTAACAAAGATAAATGATAGATTATTGGTTGAATACCTAGACAAAGATTTACAAGATGGGCAAAGCAATGAATATAGAATTGCTGCATTTAATATCAATAAAAGCTTATCCCTACCTACAATGAGCGTAGTAGCCACAACCAAACAAAAACCAGCTCCAGTTACAAACTTCCGTGCTACAAATAACATAGCAAATCAAATTCAACTAACATGGACACCAAGCTCTAGCAATGAAGTAGTAAGCTACACTATACTTAGAAGCGGTATTTTTGGTACTTATTCAAAATTGGTAAGCTTAGATTCTTCAACTACAACTTATGTTGATTCTGTAGATGATGTTGGAAAGGAATATCAATACAAGATAATAGCATATAACAAAGATGGTATAGATAGCATAGAGGCAGGTCCAGTAACAGGTAGAAGCCTATCAAAGCCAAATCCTCCAACAATAACATACGCACAAATAGAGGGTAATGCTGTAGTTATCAGATGGGACCCAAATGAACCAAGGGCTAGAGAATATGTGGTATACAAAGAATCTAGCATTTTTAGTGAAATTCTAAGATATAACAAAGTGCTAACTCCAGAATTTATCGATAGAGAGATACGCCCAGGAGAGCAGTATACTTACAGCGTAGGCACACTTGATGAACATGGCATAGAATCAGATAGAAGCAAAAAAGTAAATCTAGAATTACCAAAATAA